In one Methanobrevibacter arboriphilus genomic region, the following are encoded:
- a CDS encoding O-acetylhomoserine aminocarboxypropyltransferase/cysteine synthase family protein has protein sequence MTEDNNKKYGNRTNELHAGQEEPDPVTGARAVPIYQTTSYVFNDTDHAANLFALQEFGQIYSRLTNPTNDVLEQRVAAIEGGIAGLSFSSGAAAITTSILNLSSVGENIVSGDNLYGGTYSLFNNTFPNFGREVKFVDSQDLDAYANAIDSNTKALFAESLGNPKLDVPDFEGLAKIAHENDIPLIVDNTSAVGLVKPIEHGADIVVDSATKFLGGHGTTLGGLIITGGEFDWANGKFPEFTTPDPAYNGLVYTEAFGELAYIIKARGNFLRDVGPTLSPFNAFLLLQGTETLSLRIKQHSENALEVAKFLKGHDAVSWVTYPGLEDDPSHKNAKKYLKGGFGALVGFGIKGGIEEGKKFINGVELLSHLANIGDSKSLVIHPASTTHSQLSPEEQLTTGVTPDSIRLSVGVEDVEDIIADIDQALNKAIN, from the coding sequence ATGACTGAAGATAATAACAAAAAATATGGAAACAGGACTAATGAATTACATGCTGGACAAGAAGAACCAGATCCAGTAACTGGTGCAAGAGCTGTGCCTATATATCAAACAACTTCGTATGTTTTTAATGATACAGATCATGCAGCAAATCTTTTTGCACTTCAAGAATTTGGACAGATTTATTCAAGATTAACAAATCCAACTAATGATGTTCTTGAACAGAGAGTTGCAGCTATTGAAGGAGGAATTGCAGGTTTATCCTTTTCATCAGGAGCTGCTGCAATAACAACTTCAATATTAAACTTATCTAGTGTAGGGGAAAATATTGTATCTGGTGACAACCTTTATGGTGGTACTTACTCTTTATTCAATAATACTTTCCCTAATTTTGGGCGTGAAGTTAAATTTGTTGATTCTCAAGATTTAGATGCTTATGCAAATGCTATAGATTCAAATACTAAGGCATTATTTGCTGAATCACTAGGAAACCCTAAATTAGATGTTCCTGACTTTGAAGGATTAGCTAAAATAGCTCATGAAAATGATATTCCTTTAATTGTTGACAATACTTCTGCTGTTGGACTTGTAAAACCAATAGAACATGGTGCAGATATTGTTGTTGACTCTGCTACTAAATTCCTTGGTGGTCATGGTACTACTCTTGGAGGGTTAATTATTACTGGTGGTGAATTTGATTGGGCTAATGGAAAATTCCCAGAATTTACAACTCCAGACCCTGCATATAATGGTTTAGTATATACTGAAGCTTTCGGTGAATTAGCTTATATAATAAAAGCTAGAGGAAACTTCCTCAGAGATGTTGGACCAACATTAAGTCCATTTAATGCATTCTTGTTATTACAAGGAACTGAAACTTTATCTTTAAGAATTAAACAACATAGTGAAAATGCTCTTGAAGTAGCTAAATTCTTAAAGGGTCATGATGCTGTTTCTTGGGTAACTTATCCTGGACTTGAGGACGATCCATCTCATAAAAATGCTAAAAAATATTTAAAAGGAGGATTCGGTGCTTTAGTTGGTTTTGGTATTAAAGGTGGAATTGAAGAAGGTAAAAAGTTCATAAATGGTGTTGAATTATTATCTCACTTAGCTAACATTGGAGATTCTAAATCTTTAGTCATACATCCAGCTTCAACTACTCATTCTCAATTAAGCCCAGAAGAACAATTAACTACTGGTGTTACTCCTGATTCTATTAGATTATCTGTTGGAGTGGAAGATGTTGAAGATATTATAGCTGATATTGATCAAGCATTAAATAAAGCTATTAATTAA